A window of Cellulomonas fimi contains these coding sequences:
- a CDS encoding HAD-IIA family hydrolase, translated as MSGGLVGSDVPLADRFDLALVDLDGVAYRGHEPIDGAAEGLTSARARGMRLVFVTNNASREPESVADQLTELGIPTRSGEVMTAAQAAAQLLRTRLQPGAKVLVVGGQGLLTAVRAAGFVVVESADDEPAAVAQGFAPDVGWAQLAEAAYAVERGAWHVASNLDLSLPTARGFAPGNGSLVGAVRNATGVVPDSAGKPSPTMYRMAVERAGARETLVIGDRLDTDLGGARAGGYVGLHVLTGVSTARDDVLAVPAERPHLIGADLLTLLDPHPVPHQDADGWWACGDVAARVVDGALDLGRTSPASPADQLDLVRAACAAAWDAVDAGRPLDAATVPDLRVDAPRR; from the coding sequence GTGAGCGGCGGGCTCGTCGGGTCGGACGTCCCGCTCGCGGACAGGTTCGACCTCGCGCTCGTCGACCTCGACGGCGTCGCGTACCGCGGGCACGAGCCGATCGACGGCGCCGCCGAGGGGCTGACGTCGGCGCGCGCGCGGGGGATGCGCCTGGTGTTCGTGACGAACAACGCGTCGCGCGAGCCGGAGTCGGTCGCGGACCAGCTGACCGAGCTCGGCATCCCGACGCGGTCCGGCGAGGTGATGACCGCCGCGCAGGCGGCCGCGCAGCTCCTGCGCACGCGCCTCCAGCCCGGCGCCAAGGTGCTGGTCGTCGGCGGGCAGGGGCTGCTGACGGCGGTCCGGGCCGCGGGCTTCGTGGTCGTGGAGTCGGCCGACGACGAGCCGGCCGCGGTCGCCCAGGGGTTCGCGCCGGACGTCGGCTGGGCGCAGCTCGCGGAGGCGGCGTACGCCGTCGAGCGGGGCGCGTGGCACGTCGCGTCGAACCTGGACCTCAGCCTGCCGACGGCGCGGGGCTTCGCGCCCGGCAACGGGTCGCTGGTCGGTGCGGTGCGCAACGCGACCGGTGTCGTCCCGGACAGCGCGGGCAAGCCGTCGCCGACGATGTACCGGATGGCCGTCGAGCGGGCCGGGGCGCGCGAGACGCTCGTCATCGGCGACCGGCTCGACACGGACCTGGGCGGCGCGCGCGCGGGCGGGTACGTCGGGCTGCACGTCCTCACAGGTGTGAGCACGGCGCGCGACGACGTCCTCGCGGTGCCGGCCGAGCGGCCGCACCTGATCGGGGCCGACCTGCTGACGCTGCTCGACCCGCACCCGGTCCCGCACCAGGACGCCGACGGGTGGTGGGCGTGCGGGGACGTGGCGGCGCGGGTCGTCGACGGTGCGCTGGACCTCGGGCGCACGTCGCCCGCGTCGCCCGCGGACCAGCTCGACCTCGTGCGGGCGGCCTGTGCCGCGGCGTGGGACGCCGTCGACGCCGGGCGTCCGCTCGACGCGGCGACGGTGCCCGACCTGCGCGTCGACGCACCGCGGCGCTGA
- a CDS encoding TlyA family RNA methyltransferase codes for MTTRLDSELVRRGLARSRGHAGELIAAGRVSVAGRAVARASVQVTDEDDVDVAVDPADPGYASRAAHKLAGVLDALGPDGPRVDGALCLDAGASTGGFTDVLLRRGARRVVAVDVGHDQLVPALREDTRVEVREGVNVRSLAAGDVVPAPGVVVADLSFISLGLVLPALAAVAAPGADLVVLVKPQFEVGRERLGSGGVVRDPALRAQAVRDVATAAQAAGLGVRAVARSVLPGPSGNVEYFLWLVVGAAPPDADGVPLDEAVRDVVRHGIEVRRVRAALGGEA; via the coding sequence GTGACGACACGCCTCGACAGCGAGCTCGTCCGGCGCGGGCTCGCCCGGTCGCGCGGCCACGCGGGCGAGCTCATCGCCGCGGGCCGGGTGTCCGTCGCCGGGCGCGCCGTCGCACGCGCGTCGGTGCAGGTCACGGACGAGGACGACGTCGACGTCGCGGTGGACCCCGCGGACCCCGGGTACGCGTCACGCGCGGCCCACAAGCTCGCAGGCGTGCTCGACGCCCTCGGTCCGGACGGCCCGCGCGTCGACGGCGCGCTGTGCCTCGACGCGGGGGCCAGCACCGGCGGGTTCACCGACGTCCTGCTCCGCCGCGGCGCGCGGCGTGTCGTCGCGGTCGACGTGGGGCACGACCAGCTCGTCCCGGCGCTGCGGGAGGACACGCGGGTCGAGGTGCGCGAGGGCGTCAACGTGCGGTCGCTCGCGGCGGGCGACGTCGTGCCGGCCCCGGGCGTCGTGGTCGCCGACCTGTCGTTCATCTCGCTCGGGCTCGTGCTGCCGGCGCTGGCGGCGGTCGCCGCACCGGGCGCCGACCTCGTGGTCCTCGTGAAGCCGCAGTTCGAGGTCGGGCGCGAGCGGCTGGGGTCGGGGGGCGTCGTGCGGGACCCCGCGCTGCGGGCGCAGGCGGTGCGCGACGTCGCGACGGCCGCACAGGCGGCCGGCCTGGGCGTGCGGGCCGTCGCGCGCAGCGTCCTGCCGGGGCCGAGCGGCAACGTCGAGTACTTCCTCTGGCTCGTCGTCGGCGCTGCGCCGCCCGACGCGGACGGGGTGCCGCTGGACGAGGCCGTGCGCGACGTCGTCCGGCACGGGATCGAGGTGCGTCGCGTGCGCGCGGCGCTCGGAGGTGAGGCGTGA
- a CDS encoding methyl-accepting chemotaxis protein — MTTVSTDVRQDAGGRGRTATQDRPYLSTLNGFQRWFANLSVRSKVLCLALVMLTMVLAVLVVAWADGTEVAALADGDPAVTEHVAGTRRTLLGLGVAATVLAGGLTAWGAHAIDRELSRLFRVSAAVEAGDLTTRANLDNRDQIGRAGRALDTGLHALHRSLRVVADEVVVLNDVAQKLDDGNRRLSATAERASDDANAAATAAGQVSATVRGVAAGADQMGSSIREIARNASEALRVASDATSAVDEAVVTVGRLGDSSEQIGAVVRLITSIAEQTNLLALNATIEAARAGDAGKGFVVVANEVKELAAETSRATDEIARRIDAIQADTAAAVDAIGRITGVIAAINDYQSTIAAAVEEQTATTVAMTRGVSEAATGVGEIATAVSSVAGGAGETTDALERESVTVGSIAAVSERLASSTAAFRI; from the coding sequence GTGACCACCGTCAGCACCGACGTGAGACAGGACGCCGGCGGGCGCGGGCGCACGGCCACGCAGGACCGCCCGTACCTGAGCACGCTCAACGGCTTCCAACGATGGTTCGCGAACCTGTCGGTCCGGTCGAAGGTCCTCTGCCTCGCGCTCGTGATGCTGACGATGGTGCTGGCCGTGCTCGTCGTCGCGTGGGCGGACGGCACGGAGGTCGCGGCGCTCGCGGACGGGGACCCGGCCGTGACCGAGCACGTCGCCGGCACGCGACGCACGCTGCTCGGGCTCGGCGTGGCGGCGACCGTCCTCGCGGGCGGCCTCACCGCGTGGGGCGCGCACGCGATCGACCGCGAGCTGAGCCGGCTGTTCCGCGTCTCGGCCGCCGTGGAGGCGGGCGACCTCACGACGCGCGCGAACCTCGACAACCGGGACCAGATCGGCCGCGCGGGCCGCGCGCTCGACACGGGCCTGCACGCGCTGCACCGCTCGCTGCGGGTGGTCGCCGACGAGGTCGTCGTCCTCAACGACGTCGCGCAGAAGCTCGACGACGGCAACCGGAGGCTGTCGGCGACCGCGGAGCGCGCCAGCGACGACGCGAACGCCGCCGCCACCGCCGCGGGCCAGGTCTCGGCCACGGTTCGCGGCGTCGCCGCCGGTGCCGACCAGATGGGGTCGTCGATCCGGGAGATCGCGAGGAACGCGAGCGAGGCGCTGCGGGTCGCGAGCGACGCGACGAGTGCCGTTGACGAGGCCGTGGTCACGGTCGGCCGCCTCGGCGACTCCTCGGAGCAGATCGGCGCCGTCGTGCGGCTCATCACCTCGATCGCGGAGCAGACGAACCTGCTGGCCCTCAACGCGACCATCGAGGCCGCGCGTGCGGGCGACGCGGGCAAGGGGTTCGTCGTCGTCGCGAACGAGGTGAAGGAGCTCGCGGCCGAGACCTCGCGCGCCACCGACGAGATCGCGCGTCGCATCGACGCCATCCAGGCCGACACCGCGGCCGCGGTCGACGCGATCGGCCGGATCACCGGCGTGATCGCGGCCATCAACGACTACCAGTCGACGATCGCCGCGGCCGTCGAGGAGCAGACGGCGACGACCGTCGCGATGACGCGGGGCGTGAGCGAGGCGGCGACCGGGGTCGGCGAGATCGCGACGGCGGTGTCGTCGGTCGCCGGCGGGGCGGGCGAGACGACGGACGCCCTCGAGCGCGAGAGCGTCACGGTCGGCTCGATCGCCGCCGTCTCCGAGCGGCTGGCGTCGTCGACGGCGGCCTTCCGCATCTGA
- the argF gene encoding ornithine carbamoyltransferase: MTRHFLRDDDLTPAEQREVLELALAFRDDRYVRRPLVGPRAVAVIFDKPTLRTQVSFTTGIAELGGYPLLVEGSLAQIGVRESVADTARVLGRQVAAVVWRTYAQERLEEMALHGGVPVVNALTDLFHPCQILADLATIALHRGGVGRLAGQTLAYVGDGANNMAHSYLLGGATAGLHVRIGTPDGYQPDASVLADAAAVAERTGGSVTVVGSLAEAVKGADVVATDTWVSMGQEGEAAERETPFVPFRVDAAALALAAPDAIVLHCLPAYRGKEITADVLDGPQSVVWDEAEFRLHAQKALLTWLLERS; encoded by the coding sequence ATGACCCGGCACTTCCTGCGCGACGACGACCTCACGCCCGCGGAGCAGCGCGAGGTGCTCGAGCTCGCGCTCGCGTTCCGCGACGACCGCTACGTCCGCCGCCCGCTCGTCGGCCCGCGCGCGGTCGCCGTGATCTTCGACAAGCCGACGCTGCGCACGCAGGTGTCCTTCACCACGGGCATCGCGGAGCTCGGCGGCTACCCGCTGCTCGTCGAGGGCTCGCTCGCCCAGATCGGCGTGCGCGAGTCCGTCGCCGACACCGCGCGGGTCCTCGGCCGGCAGGTCGCCGCGGTCGTCTGGCGCACCTATGCGCAGGAGCGGCTCGAGGAGATGGCGCTGCACGGGGGCGTGCCCGTCGTGAACGCGCTCACCGACCTGTTCCACCCGTGCCAGATCCTGGCCGACCTCGCGACGATCGCCCTGCACCGCGGGGGAGTCGGTCGCCTCGCGGGGCAGACGCTCGCCTACGTCGGCGACGGCGCGAACAACATGGCGCACTCCTACCTGCTCGGCGGCGCGACCGCGGGGCTGCACGTGCGCATCGGCACGCCCGACGGCTACCAGCCCGACGCGTCGGTCCTCGCCGACGCGGCGGCGGTCGCGGAGCGCACCGGCGGGTCCGTGACGGTCGTCGGCTCGCTCGCCGAGGCGGTGAAGGGCGCGGACGTCGTCGCGACCGACACGTGGGTGTCGATGGGCCAGGAGGGCGAGGCGGCCGAGCGCGAGACGCCGTTCGTGCCCTTCCGCGTCGACGCGGCCGCGCTCGCGCTCGCCGCACCCGACGCGATCGTCCTGCACTGCCTGCCCGCCTACCGCGGCAAGGAGATCACCGCGGACGTGCTCGACGGCCCGCAGTCGGTCGTCTGGGACGAGGCCGAGTTCCGCCTGCACGCGCAGAAGGCGCTCCTCACGTGGCTGCTGGAGCGGTCGTGA
- a CDS encoding argininosuccinate synthase, with amino-acid sequence MTERVVLAYSGGLDTSVGIGWIAEATGAEVIAVAVDVGQGGEDLEVIRRRALDCGAVEAYVADARDEFAAEYCMPALKANGLYLDRYPLVSALSRPVIVKHLVRAARQFGATTVAHGCTGKGNDQVRFEVGITSLAPDLTCLAPVRDLALTRDKAIDFAEKHNLPIATTKHNPFSIDQNVWGRAVETGFLEDIWNAPTKDVYTYTDDPTFPPVADEVVVTFEAGVPVALDGVPVTPLQAIQEMNRRAGAQGVGRIDIVEDRLVGIKSREVYEAPGAIALIAAHQELENVTVEREQARFKRGVEQRWTELVYDGQWFSPLKKSLDVFIDDTQKYVSGDVRLVLHGGRATVSGRRSDASLYDFNLATYDTGDTFDQSAAKGFIEIYGLSSKLAAARDVRFGNAEDLGSQGGIGSV; translated from the coding sequence ATGACTGAGCGTGTCGTCCTCGCGTACTCCGGCGGCCTGGACACGTCCGTCGGCATCGGCTGGATCGCCGAGGCCACCGGTGCCGAGGTCATCGCCGTGGCGGTCGACGTCGGCCAGGGCGGCGAGGACCTCGAGGTCATCCGCCGGCGCGCGCTCGACTGCGGCGCGGTCGAGGCGTACGTCGCCGACGCGCGCGACGAGTTCGCCGCCGAGTACTGCATGCCCGCCCTCAAGGCGAACGGCCTGTACCTCGACCGCTACCCGCTGGTCTCCGCGCTGTCGCGGCCGGTCATCGTCAAGCACCTGGTGCGTGCGGCCCGCCAGTTCGGCGCGACGACCGTCGCCCACGGCTGCACCGGCAAGGGCAACGACCAGGTCCGCTTCGAGGTCGGCATCACGTCGCTCGCGCCCGACCTCACGTGCCTCGCGCCGGTCCGCGACCTCGCGCTGACCCGCGACAAGGCGATCGACTTCGCCGAGAAGCACAACCTCCCGATCGCGACGACCAAGCACAACCCGTTCTCGATCGACCAGAACGTGTGGGGCCGCGCGGTCGAGACCGGCTTCCTCGAGGACATCTGGAACGCCCCGACGAAGGACGTCTACACCTACACCGACGACCCGACGTTCCCGCCGGTCGCCGACGAGGTCGTCGTGACGTTCGAGGCCGGCGTGCCCGTCGCGCTCGACGGCGTCCCGGTGACGCCGCTGCAGGCCATCCAGGAGATGAACCGCCGCGCGGGCGCCCAGGGCGTCGGCCGGATCGACATCGTCGAGGACCGCCTCGTCGGCATCAAGTCCCGCGAGGTGTACGAGGCGCCGGGCGCGATCGCGCTCATCGCCGCGCACCAGGAGCTTGAGAACGTCACCGTCGAGCGCGAGCAGGCCCGCTTCAAGCGTGGCGTCGAGCAGCGCTGGACCGAGCTCGTCTACGACGGCCAGTGGTTCTCGCCGCTCAAGAAGTCGCTCGACGTCTTCATCGACGACACGCAGAAGTACGTCTCGGGCGACGTCCGCCTCGTCCTGCACGGCGGTCGCGCGACCGTCTCGGGCCGCCGCTCCGACGCGTCGCTCTACGACTTCAACCTCGCGACCTACGACACGGGCGACACGTTCGACCAGTCCGCGGCGAAGGGCTTCATCGAGATCTACGGCCTGTCCTCCAAGCTCGCCGCGGCCCGCGACGTGCGCTTCGGCAACGCCGAGGACCTCGGCTCGCAGGGCGGGATCGGCAGTGTCTGA
- a CDS encoding arginine repressor, with protein sequence MAAGAVVTVASGAVPSTKAARQALVQSLLTRGTVHSQQQLAELLAAEGVTVTQATLSRDLVELRAVKVRTPSGALAYAVPAEGGNRAATTGVDEEMLAARLARLCAELLVTAEASGNLVVLRTPPGAAQFLASAIDHSVLPAVLGTIAGDDTVLVIAREGDDPGGPTAAGTALAARFLALATDARPESRPRTLD encoded by the coding sequence GTGGCTGCTGGAGCGGTCGTGACGGTCGCGTCCGGGGCGGTCCCGTCGACGAAGGCGGCGCGGCAGGCGCTCGTCCAGTCGCTGCTGACCCGCGGCACGGTCCACTCGCAGCAGCAGCTCGCCGAGCTCCTCGCCGCGGAGGGCGTGACCGTGACGCAGGCGACGCTCTCGCGCGACCTCGTCGAGCTGCGGGCCGTGAAGGTCCGCACGCCGTCCGGCGCGCTCGCCTACGCGGTCCCGGCCGAGGGCGGCAACCGCGCCGCCACGACCGGCGTCGACGAGGAGATGCTCGCCGCGCGCCTCGCGCGCCTGTGCGCGGAGCTGCTGGTCACGGCCGAGGCGTCGGGCAACCTCGTCGTCCTGCGCACCCCGCCGGGAGCGGCGCAGTTCCTCGCGTCGGCGATCGACCACTCGGTGCTGCCCGCCGTGCTCGGCACCATCGCCGGCGATGACACCGTGCTCGTCATCGCCCGCGAGGGCGACGACCCCGGCGGGCCGACGGCCGCGGGCACGGCGCTCGCCGCCCGCTTCCTCGCGCTCGCGACCGACGCACGACCCGAGTCGCGCCCGCGCACCCTCGACTGA
- the tyrS gene encoding tyrosine--tRNA ligase — protein sequence MTDILDELAWRGLVAQTTDADALRTALSDGQVTLYCGFDPTAPSLHIGNLVQILTVRRLQDAGHRPLALVGGATGLIGDPKMTGERTLNSRDVVAGWVERIRRQIEPLLRFDGPAAATMVNNLDWTEPLSAIDFLRDVGKHFRLGTMLAKDTVARRLNSDQGISFTEFSYQILQGMDFLELHRRHGVTLQTGGSDQWGNLLSGVELIRKVEGTAVHALTTPLVTKADGTKFGKTEAGTVWLDPELTTPYAFYQFWLNADDADVVSYLKIFTFRSREQIEELADAVAQRPAAREAQRALAHDVTSLVHGSAAADKVVEASQALFGRGSLADLDEATLAAAVAELPTAAGRAGDPVVDVLAASGIVASKAAARRAIGEGGASVNNVRVEAEDAVLRPEDLLHGRWAVLRRGRRTLAVVDTHA from the coding sequence GTGACCGACATCCTCGACGAGCTCGCGTGGCGCGGGCTCGTCGCCCAGACGACCGACGCCGACGCGCTCCGCACCGCCCTCTCCGACGGCCAGGTGACGCTGTACTGCGGCTTCGACCCGACGGCGCCGAGCCTGCACATCGGCAACCTGGTCCAGATCCTCACCGTGCGGCGCCTCCAGGACGCCGGGCACCGCCCGCTCGCGCTCGTCGGCGGTGCGACGGGCCTCATCGGCGACCCGAAGATGACGGGGGAGCGCACCCTGAACTCGCGCGACGTCGTCGCCGGCTGGGTCGAGCGGATCCGCCGCCAGATCGAGCCGCTGCTCCGCTTCGACGGCCCCGCCGCGGCGACGATGGTGAACAACCTCGACTGGACGGAGCCGCTGTCCGCGATCGACTTCCTGCGGGACGTCGGCAAGCACTTCCGGCTCGGCACCATGCTCGCCAAGGACACCGTCGCCCGCCGGCTGAACAGCGACCAGGGCATCAGCTTCACCGAGTTCAGCTACCAGATCCTGCAGGGCATGGACTTCCTCGAGCTGCACCGGCGGCACGGCGTCACGCTCCAGACGGGCGGCAGCGACCAGTGGGGCAACCTGCTGTCGGGCGTCGAGCTCATCCGCAAGGTCGAGGGGACCGCGGTCCACGCGCTCACCACACCGCTGGTGACCAAGGCCGACGGCACCAAGTTCGGCAAGACGGAGGCCGGGACGGTGTGGCTCGACCCCGAGCTCACGACCCCGTACGCCTTCTACCAGTTCTGGCTCAACGCCGACGACGCGGACGTCGTGAGCTACCTGAAGATCTTCACGTTCCGCTCGCGCGAGCAGATCGAGGAGCTCGCGGACGCGGTGGCCCAGCGCCCGGCGGCCCGCGAGGCGCAGCGCGCGCTGGCCCACGACGTGACGTCGCTCGTGCACGGGTCGGCGGCCGCCGACAAGGTCGTCGAGGCGAGCCAGGCGCTGTTCGGGCGTGGCTCGCTCGCGGACCTCGACGAGGCGACTCTCGCGGCGGCCGTCGCCGAGCTCCCGACGGCGGCCGGCCGCGCGGGCGACCCCGTGGTCGACGTGCTCGCCGCCTCCGGGATCGTCGCGTCGAAGGCGGCGGCTCGTCGTGCGATCGGCGAGGGCGGCGCCTCGGTCAACAACGTCCGCGTCGAGGCCGAGGACGCGGTCCTGCGCCCCGAGGACCTGCTCCACGGCCGGTGGGCGGTCCTGCGACGGGGCAGGCGCACGCTCGCGGTCGTGGACACCCACGCCTGA
- a CDS encoding uridine kinase family protein — MPADPSDAVAVVVALTRAAQPRLGPVRLVCVDGPAGSGKSTLAGRVGAALDAPVLHLDDLLAGWSGLEGVWDRLAAQVLDPLAAGRPGRYQRYDWVAGAFAEWHDVPVPDVLVLDGCGSARTAADPVAAVKVWVEAARDLRLSRGLARDGFDARDNWVAWMRSEQEHFTRERTRERADVHVDAVGRLVER; from the coding sequence GTGCCCGCTGATCCGTCCGACGCCGTCGCCGTCGTCGTGGCGCTGACCCGCGCCGCGCAGCCGCGTCTCGGACCCGTCCGGCTGGTGTGCGTCGACGGCCCCGCCGGTTCCGGCAAGTCGACGCTCGCCGGTCGCGTGGGTGCGGCGCTGGACGCGCCCGTGCTGCACCTCGACGACCTGCTCGCGGGCTGGTCCGGTCTCGAGGGCGTGTGGGACAGGCTGGCCGCCCAGGTCCTCGACCCGCTCGCGGCCGGGCGGCCGGGTCGCTACCAGCGCTACGACTGGGTCGCGGGCGCGTTCGCCGAGTGGCACGACGTCCCGGTGCCCGACGTCCTGGTCCTCGACGGCTGCGGCTCCGCGCGCACGGCGGCCGACCCGGTCGCCGCCGTGAAGGTCTGGGTCGAGGCGGCGCGCGACCTGCGGCTGTCCCGCGGTCTCGCGCGCGACGGCTTCGACGCACGCGACAACTGGGTCGCGTGGATGCGGTCCGAGCAGGAGCACTTCACCCGTGAGCGCACGCGGGAGCGCGCCGACGTCCACGTGGACGCGGTCGGGCGCCTGGTGGAGCGCTGA
- the argH gene encoding argininosuccinate lyase, translating to MSDEQAPLALWGGRFASGPAAALADLSRSTHFDWRLADHDISGSVAHARVLHRAGLLTADELDGMVDALERLRADVASGAFGPAPDDEDVHTALERGLIERAGTELGGKLRAGRSRNDQIATLVRMYLREQARVLSGLVLDVVDALVAQASAAGDAPMPGRTHLQHAQPVLLAHHLLAHAWPLLRDVGRWVDWDARAASSPYGSGALAGSSLGLDPAAVAAELGFAGPVENSIDGTASRDVVAEFAFVAAMLAVDLSRLAEEVVLWSTKEFGFVRLHDAYSTGSSIMPQKKNPDVAELARGKAGRLVGDLTGLLTTLKGLPLAYNRDLQEDKEPVFDQVDQLTVLLPAFAGMVATLTFDTDRMASLAPQGFSLATDIAEWLVREGVPFRVAHEVAGACVRACEQHEPAIELWELTDDELAAISPHLTPAVRSVLSVEGSLASRDATGGTAPVRVAEQLAAARDAAAALRTRFAHI from the coding sequence GTGTCTGACGAGCAGGCGCCGCTGGCCCTGTGGGGCGGCCGGTTCGCGTCCGGACCGGCCGCCGCGCTCGCCGACCTGTCACGGTCGACGCACTTCGACTGGCGGCTCGCCGACCACGACATCTCGGGGTCGGTCGCGCACGCGCGCGTCCTGCACCGCGCGGGCCTGCTGACCGCCGACGAGCTCGACGGCATGGTCGACGCGCTCGAGCGGCTGCGCGCCGACGTCGCGTCCGGGGCGTTCGGCCCGGCGCCCGACGACGAGGACGTGCACACGGCCCTCGAGCGCGGCCTGATCGAGCGCGCGGGCACGGAGCTCGGCGGCAAGCTGCGGGCCGGGCGCTCGCGCAACGACCAGATCGCGACGCTCGTGCGGATGTACCTGCGCGAGCAGGCGCGCGTCCTGTCGGGTCTGGTCCTCGACGTCGTCGACGCGCTCGTCGCGCAGGCGAGCGCGGCGGGCGACGCCCCGATGCCCGGCCGGACGCACCTGCAGCACGCGCAGCCCGTCCTGCTCGCGCACCACCTGCTCGCGCACGCGTGGCCGCTGCTGCGCGACGTCGGGCGCTGGGTCGACTGGGACGCGCGCGCCGCGAGCTCGCCGTACGGTTCGGGCGCCCTCGCGGGCTCGTCGCTCGGGCTCGACCCCGCGGCGGTGGCCGCCGAGCTGGGGTTCGCCGGACCGGTCGAGAACTCCATCGACGGCACCGCGTCGCGCGACGTCGTCGCCGAGTTCGCGTTCGTCGCCGCGATGCTCGCGGTCGACCTGTCGCGGCTGGCCGAGGAGGTCGTGCTCTGGTCGACCAAGGAGTTCGGGTTCGTGCGCCTGCACGACGCGTACTCGACGGGGTCGAGCATCATGCCGCAGAAGAAGAACCCGGACGTCGCCGAGCTCGCGCGCGGCAAGGCGGGCCGTCTGGTCGGCGACCTCACCGGTCTGCTCACGACCCTCAAGGGCCTCCCGCTCGCGTACAACCGCGACCTGCAGGAGGACAAGGAGCCGGTGTTCGACCAGGTCGACCAGCTCACGGTCCTGCTGCCGGCGTTCGCGGGCATGGTCGCGACGCTGACGTTCGACACCGACCGCATGGCGTCGCTCGCGCCGCAGGGGTTCTCGCTCGCGACGGACATCGCCGAGTGGCTCGTGCGCGAGGGCGTGCCGTTCCGCGTCGCGCACGAGGTCGCCGGCGCGTGCGTCCGCGCGTGCGAGCAGCACGAGCCCGCGATCGAGCTCTGGGAGCTCACCGACGACGAGCTCGCGGCGATCTCGCCGCACCTCACCCCGGCGGTCCGCTCGGTCCTGTCGGTCGAGGGCTCGCTCGCGTCGCGCGACGCGACGGGCGGCACCGCGCCGGTGCGCGTCGCGGAGCAGCTCGCGGCCGCCCGTGACGCCGCGGCGGCGCTGCGGACGCGGTTCGCGCACATCTGA
- a CDS encoding DNA-3-methyladenine glycosylase produces MTLPSDAPTTPDAADPRAVVAVPARVWYSRDVHVVARDLLGSYLTSRSDEGDVTVRITEVEAYGGADDPGSHAYRGRTSRNAVMFAEPGRLYVYRHLGLHHCLNVVAQPTGSPSAVLLRAGEVVEGEDLAWRRREQVGVVDSRRQLARGPARLAVCLGLDLRANGADLTEAGGATVLHRHAGPLLSAHASGPRVGVSGAGGDVQFSWRYWLTGERTVSAYRPAYRRPASVDVP; encoded by the coding sequence GTGACCCTGCCGAGCGACGCACCGACGACCCCGGACGCGGCCGACCCGCGCGCGGTCGTCGCCGTGCCCGCGCGTGTCTGGTACAGCCGCGACGTGCACGTCGTGGCGCGCGACCTCCTCGGCTCCTACCTGACGTCCCGGTCGGACGAGGGCGACGTGACGGTCCGGATCACCGAGGTCGAGGCCTACGGCGGCGCCGACGACCCGGGCTCGCACGCCTACCGCGGCCGCACCTCGCGCAACGCGGTGATGTTCGCCGAGCCCGGCCGTCTGTACGTCTACCGCCACCTCGGCCTGCACCACTGCCTCAACGTCGTCGCGCAGCCGACCGGCAGCCCGTCAGCCGTCCTGCTGCGTGCGGGCGAGGTCGTCGAGGGCGAGGACCTCGCCTGGCGGCGGCGCGAGCAGGTCGGCGTCGTCGACTCCCGGCGGCAGCTCGCCCGCGGTCCGGCGCGGCTCGCCGTGTGTCTCGGCCTCGACCTGCGCGCGAACGGTGCGGACCTCACCGAGGCCGGCGGTGCGACGGTGCTGCACCGGCACGCCGGCCCGCTGCTGTCGGCCCACGCGTCCGGCCCGCGCGTCGGTGTCTCCGGAGCGGGCGGCGACGTGCAGTTCTCGTGGCGCTACTGGCTGACGGGGGAGCGCACCGTGTCGGCGTACCGGCCCGCGTATCGGCGGCCGGCGTCGGTAGACGTCCCGTGA